From a single Granulicella aggregans genomic region:
- a CDS encoding urea amidolyase associated protein UAAP2: MPEAVLVTSPRTPETAIFSADVLAGDSFVHEIRAGEYIRIVDLEGNQAVDTLFYNAHDYSDRYSAQDTIRAQSNIYLTSGTKLYSTERNVLLSIVADTCGRHDTLGGACSCESNMVRYSIDKRSMHACRQSFLKGALAWSEKTGRGMGKRDLAANINFFMNVPVTPAGKLTFEDGVSDAGKYVELRAEMDTLIVISNCPQLNNPCNAYNPTPVRVLIWDAEAAN, translated from the coding sequence ATGCCAGAAGCAGTTCTAGTGACGAGTCCGCGAACACCCGAGACGGCGATCTTCTCTGCCGATGTTCTCGCCGGGGACTCCTTCGTTCATGAAATCAGGGCAGGCGAATACATCCGCATCGTTGACCTTGAAGGTAACCAGGCCGTCGATACACTCTTCTACAACGCGCATGATTACTCCGATCGCTACAGCGCACAGGACACGATCCGCGCCCAGTCGAACATCTACCTGACCAGCGGCACGAAGCTCTATTCGACCGAGCGGAACGTGCTGCTGAGCATCGTCGCCGACACCTGCGGCCGCCACGATACTCTCGGCGGAGCCTGCTCCTGCGAGAGCAACATGGTTCGCTACTCTATCGACAAACGCTCCATGCACGCCTGCCGCCAGAGCTTTCTGAAGGGGGCGCTGGCATGGTCGGAGAAGACAGGCCGCGGGATGGGCAAACGCGATCTCGCCGCCAACATCAACTTCTTCATGAACGTCCCGGTCACTCCAGCGGGCAAGCTGACTTTTGAGGACGGCGTCTCCGACGCAGGCAAGTACGTCGAGTTGCGCGCGGAGATGGACACGCTCATCGTCATCTCCAACTGCCCGCAGTTGAACAACCCTTGCAACGCCTATAACCCCACGCCGGTGCGCGTCCTCATATGGGATGCGGAGGCCGCGAACTAG
- a CDS encoding urea amidolyase associated protein UAAP1, with the protein MSFEVSSETLWQETLPGSSTWSHVLKRGTALRITAGGDHANVGALMLNADNFSERLNLPDTLKAQHIARLTTGAVLYSDMARILCSITDDTLGWHDPLGGCSDAAMVAAKYGPLDYQTARNDWHQNALDGFLIELAKYGLGPRDLMMNINFFSKVEVKDDGTMTFIEGHAKAAASVELRAEMNTLVILNTCQHPMDPDPAYRSVPVELEIKRVPAPAADDVCRNFRLENARGFTLTERYFL; encoded by the coding sequence TTGTCGTTCGAAGTGTCCTCCGAAACTCTCTGGCAGGAGACGCTGCCCGGCTCCTCGACCTGGTCGCATGTTCTCAAGCGCGGCACCGCGCTCCGCATCACAGCGGGCGGCGATCACGCCAACGTGGGTGCGCTGATGCTGAACGCAGACAACTTCTCCGAGCGGCTGAACCTGCCCGACACGCTGAAGGCGCAGCACATCGCGCGACTCACCACCGGTGCCGTCCTCTACTCCGACATGGCGCGTATCCTCTGCTCCATCACCGACGACACGCTGGGCTGGCATGATCCACTCGGAGGCTGCTCCGACGCGGCGATGGTCGCAGCAAAGTACGGGCCGCTCGACTACCAGACAGCGCGGAACGACTGGCACCAGAATGCGCTTGATGGCTTCTTGATCGAGCTCGCCAAGTACGGCTTGGGCCCGCGCGACCTGATGATGAATATCAACTTCTTCAGCAAGGTCGAGGTGAAGGACGACGGCACCATGACCTTCATCGAAGGCCACGCCAAGGCAGCCGCCAGCGTGGAGCTTCGCGCGGAGATGAACACGCTCGTGATTCTCAACACCTGCCAGCACCCCATGGATCCTGACCCGGCTTATCGCAGCGTACCCGTCGAGCTTGAGATCAAGCGAGTTCCCGCTCCCGCGGCCGATGATGTCTGCCGCAACTTCCGCCTGGAGAACGCTCGCGGCTTCACCCTGACCGAACGTTACTTCCTCTAG
- a CDS encoding Vgb family protein, with protein sequence MASISTKGRNLVLLASAILTATAAMAQQPAPKPQGLPAVSRPLSELKPTNVYQVAGSPDWKVMAKDSVWVTSARANHVVQLLPGSEKTGIVVDVPKPCSSLAYGWNSIWIPSCGAKKLLRVDETTGKTLAEIPADPANSEGGITTGLGAVYIVVKPSTLLKVDPETNTVVAKLDLPSDSENPFFGNGFVWVTSFGHNALLKVDPQSMKLVANIPIGPKPRFLTVGAGSVWALNQGDGTVSRVDMASGKLVATIECGLTGEGGEITFGAGSAWATLFNIPLTQIDASTNKAVKQWAGKGGDGLQFGFGSLWLSNLAQQTVWRISPDQK encoded by the coding sequence ATGGCTTCGATCAGCACTAAAGGACGCAATCTCGTCCTGCTTGCCTCGGCAATCCTCACTGCCACAGCCGCCATGGCACAGCAACCCGCCCCAAAGCCCCAGGGCCTTCCCGCAGTCTCGCGTCCGCTTAGCGAACTGAAGCCCACCAACGTCTACCAGGTCGCCGGCTCGCCTGACTGGAAGGTGATGGCGAAGGATTCGGTCTGGGTGACCAGCGCGCGCGCGAATCACGTGGTGCAGCTTCTGCCCGGGTCCGAGAAGACCGGCATCGTCGTCGACGTTCCCAAGCCCTGCTCGAGCCTCGCGTACGGCTGGAACTCCATCTGGATCCCAAGCTGCGGCGCGAAGAAACTTCTCCGCGTGGATGAGACGACGGGCAAGACCCTTGCCGAAATCCCCGCCGACCCAGCCAACTCCGAGGGCGGCATCACCACCGGCCTCGGTGCGGTCTATATCGTCGTAAAGCCCAGCACATTGCTGAAGGTCGATCCGGAGACAAACACCGTTGTCGCGAAGCTCGATCTGCCCTCGGATTCCGAGAATCCTTTCTTCGGCAATGGCTTTGTCTGGGTCACTTCGTTTGGGCACAACGCGTTGCTGAAGGTCGATCCGCAGTCAATGAAGCTGGTCGCGAACATCCCCATTGGCCCGAAGCCGCGCTTCCTTACCGTCGGGGCGGGCTCGGTGTGGGCTTTGAACCAGGGCGACGGCACGGTCTCGCGCGTGGACATGGCAAGCGGCAAGTTGGTCGCTACCATCGAGTGCGGCCTTACAGGCGAAGGCGGCGAGATCACCTTCGGCGCGGGCTCGGCCTGGGCGACGCTGTTCAATATTCCGCTGACGCAGATCGACGCGAGCACCAACAAGGCAGTAAAGCAATGGGCGGGAAAGGGTGGCGACGGACTGCAGTTCGGCTTCGGCTCGCTATGGCTCTCGAACCTCGCCCAGCAGACGGTATGGAGAATCTCGCCCGATCAGAAGTAG